The Natrinema saccharevitans genome includes the window ACGCGACGGTTTCATCGACGCTCTCGAGCATGTCGATGATGACCGACGAATCGAGAAACGTCATCGCTCGAAACTCTCACGGGAGCGATCGATAGCGTCGCGGGCCCGGTCGGCGGTGTCCGAATCCCATGCACCGACGGTGATCGGCTCTTCGTCGCTCGCCAGTCGCTCGAGCAACTCGTCGAAACTCTCGTCGTCGCGCTTGAGGCGATCGAGTTTTGCTTTCGTCTCGTCCGAGACGCGGATGGACGTACTCATATGTATGCATCGTGTATGCAGAAGCTAAGAGGTTTCGCCGCGGAAGCCGCCCAGTATGCCGACCAGACGGCGGAAGAGTGGCAGGAGACCAAAGAGACGTGGGCCGACCGCTACCGTGAGCAGGGAATCGAGGGCGGCGTCGACGAACTCGCGGGACGCTGAACGTGAGCGGGGAGTGCGTACCCCTGCCTCGGTTGAGGCATAGAACGGGAGTCCACGCGAAACCCCGGGGTCGTTCGGAAGATCTCCGATCTTCCGTGATGACGAGAGAGTTTTGCTCTCTCGAATCACTTGACTCCGAGGCGGTTTACTCGCTGCCGAACTCGCGTCGGACGATCTCGCGCTCCGCCTCCGAGAGGCCGTACAACGTCTCGACTCGCTCGTCGATCCGCCGGTCGAGGGTCTCGAGTCGCGCGTCTAACGCCGCCGCACGCTCCCGGGCCTCGCGATAGGCCGCGAGCTCGTCGGCGACGTCCTCGAGTCGGGGCAGGGACAGCGATTCGAGGCGGTCGAGCGGGGAGATCGTCTTCGTCGCGTCGCGTCTGCACCCGGCAGTCCCGTGGTTCGTCGAGATCGCGTGAGGGACGAACGCCGCGAGCAGCGCCGCCCAGTCGTCGTTGGGATCGGTGACCTCGAGGGCGGGGATGGGATCGGTTTCGGTGTACCCCCAGCGATCGGTGTCGACGGCGTCGTCGTCGGGCTTGTACCGGACGGTCGCCGAGAGTTGGAGCGTCGCGCCGTCGTCGACGACAACGGAGCCGAGTTTCAGGGTCGGACGATCGGTCGTCGTCGCCGCGAGGTCCGTCGCTGCCACGCCGTCGGCTCGACGGACGATGGAGAGGTCGCCGACCGACGGGCCGGCCCGGTACTCGTCGAGGTAGTCGGGAAGCGCCAGCGGGAGAGCGGATCGCTCGGCGGTCAGCGAACGCCGTTCGTCGACGGCCGCGACGAGTGCCGGATCGGGGGCGTCGGCCATCGGGACGGGTAGCGATTCGACGGTGGACTGGTTGAGTTGGGGGAAGACGGCGCGATAGGCCGCGTGTTTGTAGTGGTGATAGAAAGCGAGTACCGACGAGTGCAGGACCCCGAGCAGGTGTTTCAGTTCGGCCGCGGATCCCGACTCGAGTCGGACGTTGTATACCGACTTGATCGTGGCGAGGTCGTCGGCGTCGTAGGCGGCGACGAGGGCGTCGCCGGTCTGTCGAAGGAGGAGTTTGGGACTCGCGTATTGCCGCTGCGCTTTCGCCACGTCGGCCGGATCGATGTATCGGAGTTCGTCCGCGTCGAGTCCGTACCGCCGGATCGCAGCGCCGGGCGCGATCGGGCGGCGGTCCGTCCCCGGGCTGTCGGCGAGGGAATCAGCCCGTTTGCCGATCTCCTCGCCGCGGGAGATCTCGATGAACGACTCCAGCGCCGGCCGTTCCTCGAGCGACGAGAGGACGCGTCGCGTCTCGGCGTCCAGATAGATGCGAAACCGGGCGGCGTCCTGTGACTCGAAGACCGAGACGGGGATCGACTCGTAGGACAGCGCGTCGAGGTCGCCCCCGTCGGTCGCGTCGGCACAGCGGACCGTAGCGTCGCCTGATCTATCGCCGCCGCTGACGACGAGCGCCGCGCCCGTTTCGACGCCGTCGAACGCCGCGCCGAGGCGAACGATCGTCGACGGCGGGGCGTTCGTCAGGAGGAACTCCCTGATGGGCGCGTTGCCCTCGCGGGTGAGGATCGAGTCGGGGACGACGAACCCGACGCGCCCGTCTTTCGACAGGCGGACCGCCCGTTCGTAGCAGGCGACGTAGAGGTCGAACTGGTTCTCGGTCGTGACGAACGCGTCCGCGAGGTACGAGCGAAGCGCGGATTCGAGCGACGCGCTGATGTCGGCCCGGCCCGCGGTCGCCACCCAGGGCGGGTTGCCGACGACCGCGTCGAAGCCGGGGTCCGCGAGCGGGCGGCCGGATGGATCGGCGAACTGCTCCGGAAACGCCAGCCGCCAGTGGAGGAAGCCGTCGGCCGCGGCGGCCCGCTGTGCGGCGCTGAACCAGTCGGTCTGCGCGAGTCGATCCCACGCCCCGTCGCCGTCGCCGTCGAGCGCGGCCAGCAACCGGTCGACCGCGTCGTCGGGGACGCACTCGAGGCCGAACGCGCGGGCGGTCCGGACGTTCGCGATCGCCTCGAGTCGCCGACAGCACGGATCACGCTCGAACGAGCGGACGCCGGCCGCCAGTTCCGCGGGAGCGGCGGGCGGGTCGGCCTCGAGGGCGATGCGATCCCGAACGGGCGCGGAGAGATCGACGGTCGCGTCGGTCCAGTCGACCGGGTCGTCCCGTCCCGGGGCCCCCGTCCCGAACGGATCGCGGTCGCTGCCGACCAGCGCGTTCCCGGCCCGGAGGTGGCCCTCGAGGGTCACGGGGGGCCGGTCGGCGGTCAGCGTCCGGAGTCGGAGCGACGCGGTCGCCAGTTCCACCGCGAGCGGACGGCGGTCGACGCCGTAGACGCAGTGCTGGGCGACCCGTCGGCGGGCCCAGTCGACGCCGCGCTCGGGGGCGAGCGACTCGAGTCCCCGCTCGCGGGCCTGTCGTTCCCGTGCGGCGACGAGTTCCCGGGTGAGCGCGTCGACGACCGCGGTCAGGAAGCGGCCGCTGCCCATCGCGGGGTCGAGGACGGCGAGATCGAACACGCGGTCGGCGACCCGATCCGCGAACGGCGCGTCCGTCCCGGGATCGTGGTCGGCGAGATCGGCGCGGATTTCCGACAGGAGCGGCCCGACGGTCCGGTCGACGACGTACTCGACGATGGACGGCGGCGTGTAGTACGAGCCCGAGGTCTTCCGGTGGCTTCCGTCGGCGGTGAGATACGGCTCCCCCCGGTCGACGGCGACGGCGGCCCCGTCGGCTGGGACGTACTCGCCGTCGGCCAGCGCGAGCGGTTCGTCGGCGATTTCGAGGCGCGCCTCGAGCAGCCGTTCGTAGACGCGTCCGAGGTCGCGGACGTCGAGCGACGCGGGGACGAACGGCTCGCGTTCGTCCCCGTCCCGTCGGGCGAGCAGGTCGAGCGCGTGCGACAGGGTATCGTCGCGGACACCGTGTGCGGCGAGAAAGCACGATGAGGGGCTCGAGCGTTCGTCTACGGACCGACTGCTGGAGACGCCGGCAGACCGTTCGAGCCGATCCTCGAGGCGCGCCCAGGCGTCGGTCCCGTCGCCGTCGCCAGAGTCGGGTGACTCGTCGGACCGCGCCGACGCGCCGGAGCCGAGCGCGATCGAGCGCATGCACGACCGTAGTCCGCCGCCGTCGGTTCGCTCGGTCGCGCGCGAGCGCGCCCGCTCCCGTTCGAGGACGACGCCGATCAGGGACCGATAGACGGCGGTGAGAGAAGCCTCGAAGAGCAGTTCGCGGTCGGCCTCGTCGAGATCGTCCCGCTCGAGGGCGGTGTCGGGCGACGCGAGAAAGCCCTCGGCGACGACGGCGACGGCCTCGGCGACGGTCTCCCGGAGGTCGTTGCGGAGCGTCTGCGCGTGGGCGGCCGACCGGTCGGCGGCGCGATCGAGGACGCAGTCGCCGTCGGCGTCCGGCCGAAAGGCGACGCCGCGAAAGAAGTAGTAGACGTACCTGAAGGCCTCACGATCGTCGGCCTCGAGGATCGCGGGGAGGTCGACCTCGTAGTACGAATCCAGCCGGCCGCTTGTCGAGGCGTCGTAGAGCCGCCACCGCCGGCCGTTCGTCAGCATGCCCCAGCGAACGTCGTTTTCCTGTACGGCGACGTGTAGCCTGTGACTGGGGTTCTCGGCGGGCCGATCGTCCCCGGCGGCCCCGCGCCCGTCGAGGTCTCGGTCCCACGACCTGACATCGGCGATCGCGGCGGCCGTATCCGGGACGGCGCTCGCGACCGCGTCCGAATCGTCCCGAATCTGCCCAGCTGCTCGAGCCGTACGCTCGACCCCGTCGTCGCCCGCCAGAAGCGCGTAGTCCGGCCGACTCCGCGGTGGCCCGGTCGACTCGACCGGGACGGCCGACAGTCCGAGGGTTCGGAACGCCGGACGAACGAATCGTTCCTCGATGGCGTCGGTCGCCGTCGACTCACGGACCCGCTCCCAGCGACGGCGCAGTTCGTCGAACGTCTCGCGGCAGTCGGCCTCGTCGATCGCGTCCCACTCGTCGGTTTCCGGAAGCCGCCGCTCGAGGAACGCGCTCGAGAACGGCCCGTGAACGGAGCGAACGTGTGGCGACTGCATGGGTGTGTGGACGGGTCGCGGGCCGGCCGGGCCAGCGGGACGCGAGGAGCCGGTAGCGATCGGGCGGCCTCAGTGCTGTGTCCCTTCCCAAGTCAGGCCCGCAACACATAGGTTTTCCTCAGCCTCCGACGATTCGAGACGGCGACCCGGCCGCGTCATCGATCACCGCGCGGATACCGATCCGGCGCGGCGGCGGGTGTCCGGCGCTCGAGCAAGTCCAGCACGGGTTCGCTCGCGGCGAGGCGGATCCCGAGTCGAGTGAGCCGGTCTCGGACCGTCGCGGGGACGAGGGTGCCGTACAGCGATCCCAGCAGCGGGACCGGCCCGACGCGGTAGTGCGTGTCGGGAGTTCGAGCGGTCGCGGCCTCCCGAACCGTCTCGGCGACCCGCTCGGGCTCGTTGACGAGCGGGCCGCCGCCTTCGACGGCCCGGACCCGCTCGAGGACCCGATAGAGATCGGTGTTGCCGTCCGATCCGACGACGGTCACGTTCCTGCGCGCCGCGGTCGTGGGGTCGCGATCGGCGGTCGTCCCGTCGACACCGGGTCGCGGCGACTCCGCGCTCGCGGCTGCATCCTCGACGGCCGCCAGCGCGCGGTCGTAGAACGGCGTCGCGACGATCCCCGGCTGGACGACGACGACCGCGATCTCGGTCTCCGACAACTCCTGTCGAAGCGCGTCGCTGAGGCTCGCCAGCGCCCACTTCGAGGCCGTGTAGCCGCCGATGCCGGCCAGCGCGAGTCGGTCCGCGGCGCTGGTCACGTTCACGATCCGGCCGCGGCCGCGCTCGCGCATCCCCGGCAGCACCGCACGGAGCAGGCGGTGGGGTCCGAAACAGTGGACCGCGAACTGGCGCTCGAGCAGACGCGCCGGCACGTCCTCGACGGGCCCGAACTGCCCGTAGCCCGCGTTGTTGACCAGACAGTCGACGCCGCCGGCCTCCCCGCGGATCCGGGCGACGACGCGGTCGATATCGCCGGGCTCGGTCAGGTCGAGCGCCGCGAGGTCGGCCCCGCGGTCGGCCAGTCGCTCGAGGCCCGGTCGGTCCCGATCGCGGGCGGTCGCGTAGACGCGCCACCCCTCTTCGAGCAGCGCGCGGGCGGTTTCGTAGCCGATCCCGGACGAACAGCCGGTCACGAGTGCGGTCGATGGCATGCGAGCGCATACGACGGCCCGACAGAAGGGGCTCCGCGTCGGTCGGTCGCGCGGACCGTCACGGCTGTGGACGGGTCCGGTCGGGAGCGGGCGAGACGGGCCAGCGCTCCGGGCGACACTCGGTCGCCGGCCGTCCGCAGGACGGTTCGCCTGTCGAACCGCGGTAGTTCCGATCGGCTCCGCCGCTCCGCCTGCTCCCCCGCTGTCATGGCCCGGAACATATCATAAATACTGATAAACGGTCCGTTCAGTTCGAGCGAGCCCGCCGTCGGATTCGCTCTCGAACCGACCCCCACTCGGACTCGCATCCGCCGTCGTCGCCGCCTCGCTCGAGCCCGTCCGAACAATGATATGGCCGGCCCGCCCAGTGACAGCCAACGGATCCCGTCGATCATGACGAGTCATTACGATCACGCGCAGGTGCAGGAGTTCTGGCAGTACGTCTGGGAGCGCGACGACGTCTACGAACTCGACGACGACGCCGTCGACCCGACGTACGTCCTCGGGATGTTCCCCTACACGTCGGGGACGCTTCACATGGGCCACGTCCGCAACTACGCGATCACGGACGCCTACGCCCGCTACCGTCGAATGTGCGGCGACGACGTCCTCCACCCGATGGGGTGGGACGCGTTCGGTCTCCCCGCGGAGAACGCCGCCTTCGAGCGCAAGACCGATCCGCGCTCGTGGACCGAGGCCTGCATCCGACGGATGCGCGAGGAACTCGAGACGATGGGGTTTGGCTACGACTGGTCGCGCGAGATTACCACCTGCGACCCCGACTACTACCGGTGGAACCAGTGGCTGTTCGAACGCTTCCACGAGGCGGGTCTCGTCGAGTACGAGGCGGCGACGGTCAACTGGTGTCCGGACTGCGAGACGGTGCTGGCCGACGCGCAGGTCAGCGAAACCGACGGCGACCGCGTCTGCTGGCGCTGTGAGACGCCCGTCGGGCGGCGGGAACTCGACCAGTGGTTCTTCGCGATCACCGACTACGCCGAGGAGTTGTACGAGGGGCTCGACGACCTCGAGGGGTGGCCCGAGGGCGTCCGCGAGATCCAGCGCAACTGGATCGGCCGACAGGAAGGGGCCCGGATCACGTTCGACGTGTCCCGCGACCGGGACGGCGACGACGACCGCGGGGACGACAGTGACGCCGGCACCGTCGACGTGTTCAGCACCCGTCCCGAGACGGTCCACGGCGCGACCTACCTCGCGGTCTCGCCCGGCCACGACCTCGCCCGGGAACTGGCCGAAGACGACGACGCCGTCGCCGACTACGTCGAGACCGTCCGCGACCGGGACCCCGACGAGGTCGGGTTCGACGGCGTCGAGACCGACGCGACCGCCGTCCACCCCCTGACCGGCGCGGAACTGCCGGTCTACGTCGCCGGCTACGTCTTAGCGGACGTCGGGACCGGGGCCGTGATGGGCGTCCCCGCCCACAACGAGCGCGACCACGCCTTCGCCGGCGAACACGACCTGCCGATCGAGCGCGTGATCCGACCCGACGACGACGCCGAGATCGACGTCGAAACCGAGGCCTACACCGGCGAGGGCAGTCTCGAGGAAAGCGGCGAGTACGACGGCACGGAGAGCCAGCGGGCCCGCGAGCGGATCGTCGCGGAGAACGACGCCCTCGAGGACGACGTCACCTACCGGCTGCGGGACTGGCTGATCTCCCGGCAGCGCTACTGGGGGACGCCGATCCCGATCGTCCACTGCGACGACTGCGGGGCGGTCCCCGTCCCCGAGGACGAGCTGCCGGTCGAGCTCCCCGAGTTCGTCCGGACGACCGGCAACCCGCTGGACGCCGCCGAGGAGTGGAAAGCGACGACGTGTCCGGACTGCGGTGCGCCGGCCGAGCGCGAGACGGACACGATGGACACCTTCGTCGACTCCTCGTGGTACTACCTGCGATTCCTCTCGCCCGACCTCGCGGACGCGCCGTTCGACACCGACCGCGCCGACGACTGGATGCCGGTCGACGTCTACGTCGGCGGCGACGAACACGCCGCCTTGCACCTGCTCTATACCCGATTCTTCACGAAGGCGCTGGCCGATCTCGGGCTGCTCGAGGAACGGGAGCCGATCCGGGAACTCAAGAGCCAGGGGACGGTGCTGTACGACGGCGAGAAGATGTCCAGTTCGAAGGGCAACGTCGTCACGCCCGAGGAGTACGGCGCGGAGACGACCCGGCTGTTCGTCCTCTCGGCGGCCCACCCCGAACAGGACTTCGAGTGGACCGCCAACAACGTCCGCGGGGCCTACGACCTCCAGCAGACCCTCTACGGGATGGCGACGGAGTTCGTCGACGAGGGCGACGCCCGCCTCGAGCGCCGGGGCCACGACGACTACGTGGCCCGGGAGATCGACCGCACCATCGCGGCGGCCACCGAGGAGTACGAGCGCTTTCGCTTTCACCGCGCGGCGACCGAGATCCGGGAACTCGCCCGACTGCTGCGCCGGTACCGCGAGTACGACCGGCCCCACGGCGAGGTCTACCGGCGCGGCCTGCTAACGCTGGCCGCGCTGATCGCGCCGATGGCCCCTCACCTCGGCGAGGAGTGCTGGAACAAGCTCCGCGGCGAGGGGCTGGTCGTCGAGGCCGACTGGCCCGAGCCGGACGGCGACGTCGCGGCCTACCAGCGCGAGCGCCGGCTCGTCGATCGCACCCTCGAGGACGTCCGGGACATCGTCGACGTCGCCGACATCGACGAACCCGAGCGGATCGACCTCGTCGTCGCCGCCGACTGGAAGTACCGGGCGGCCGAACTGGTCGCCGATGCCGCCGGCGGCGACGACGGGATCGACGTCGACGGAATCGTCGACCGGCTCTTCGACCACGGCGCGCTCGAGGTCACCGCCGATCGCGAGCGAGTCGCCGCGTTCGTCGGTCGACTCACCGGCCGCGACGGTGGTGACGGCGAGGACGTGCTGCCGGCCGACCGCGAACTGGCCGTCCTCGAACGCGCCGACTGGCTCGTCACCGACGAGTTCGACGCGACCGTCGCCGTCCGCCAGGCCGACGCCGACGACGACCTCGCGGCCAAGGCCCGGCCGGGCAAACCCGCGATCCGCATCGAGTGACGAGGGCGGCGGTGAGAGCGGCCCATCGGTGCCTTGGCTGCAGTGGACGGTCGGAAAGGTAGTTTTATTCCATCGGCATCGGTAGGTCCGGATACGATGGTGGAGGGTGGCGATACCGTTGTCGATCCGTCGAACCGGCCGCCGAGTCAGGCGGTGATCGAAGCCGTCGCCGAGGCCGAAGGCGTCCCGCCGGAGGACCTCGCCCCGCCGGCGTACGAACCGCTGCACGCCGTTGTCGACCCCGACGCGCTCGACGCGCTCTTCGCGGCCCGATCGGAGGGCGCGGACCGACCGGGCGGCACCGTCTCGTTTCGCTTCTGTAGCTACGACGTGACCGTCGATGGGGACGGACGGGTCACGCTCGAGGAGTCGATCGAGCCGGCAGACTGAACAGCCGTCGGGGCCCGTGCCGGTGTCTCGGAACCGATCGGCCCCGACGGAAGACACGGAAAGACTCTTTTCGACGAAGCCGCGACTACCGCCACGATGGAGCGTCCCCACGAGGTCCTCGGTCTGTCCCCGGACGCCGACGAGCAGGCCGTCCGCGAGGCCTACCGATCGCTTCTCACGGACCACCATCCGGATCAGGGCGGCTCTCGGGAACGGTTCCTCGAGATCACGGACGCCTACGAGCGGCTTCTCGGAGAACGACGGGCGACCGACCGTGACGGCGGTGCGATCGCGGAGGGAGCGGCCCGCTATCGAGTGACCTACGCGCCCGATCCCGACGCGGAGCGGGACCGTCACGAACTGACCGTCAGCGGCGAGTACCTCTCGCTCTCGCTGGCCGGTCTCGTCGACGGCGTCGATATCGCGTCGCTGGTCGACGGCCCCGTGACCGCCGCAGCGACCCGAACCGTTGCCTTTCTCCGCGCCCACAACACCGGCTCCCGGCCGCTCGAGTGGCGGGGGCGGGCGAACACCTCCTTTATCGGCAGCGATGGATTCCTCTACGAGGGCTCGAGCATCGTCGCCCCCCACGCCACCGACTTGCCGGGCCGCTGGACCGGGGTCGACGTCACTCTCGAGCCGGGCCGAGCGGTCGACGGCGTCGTCATCGCCGGCGAGATTCCGGACGACGTCGCCGTCGAGCAGGTCGTCTACACCCAGCGCGCCCCCGACGCGGACGGCGACGGGACCGGTGACACCGAGCGGTACCTCTTCGAACTGCGGCCGCTGGTCCGCGAGCGGCTCAACCGGCTGCCGTTCGAGCGAGACTGAGCCCGGTGCGGGCTCGGCCGGCTCGAGCGATCGGCGTTGCTTTCCGAACACAGCGTGCTGGAACAGCAAGGGTCAAAGGGTGGTGTTCCTAACGTCCGGCAATGGCAACCGCTGACGCGAGACGGCGACTCCGGGAGCGGCCGAAGGGCGCGACGATCGTCCTGACCATCGTCGGCTACGCGCTGGTACTCGGCACCTTCCTGCTGGACGTGCCGATCTACCCCGACCTGACGAACGAGCAGGTCAACCTGCTCTCGCATCTCATCGCGGGCATCAACACCACCGCGACGATCGTGTTGACGCTCGGCTGGTACTGGATCCGCAACGGCGAGGTCGAGAAACACCGGCTGGCGATGGTCTCGGGATTCGTCCTGATCCTGGGCTTTCTGGTCGTCTACCTGCTCAAGGTCGGCGGCGGCGGCACCAAGGAGTTCGTCGGTCCCGACCCCGTCTACTACGCCTACCTCATCATGCTCGCGATCCACATCGTCCTCTCGATCGTTTCCGTCCCCGTGGTCCTCTACGCACTGATCCTCGGGCTGACCCACACGCCCGCGGAACTCCGTCGGACGGCCCACGCCCGGATCGGACGGATCGCCGCCGCCGCGTGGATTCTGAGTCTGTTCCTCGGGGTCGTCACCTACGTCCTGCTCAACCACGCCTTCGACTACGAGTTCGCGGCGATGCTCGTCCCGGCGCTGTTCTGACCGACGGGACTACCGTCCCGCAGGACCCACAAGTTATCCCCGCGCCCGTCCTACCCTCGAGCAACGAATGCAATTCGTCGAAGAAATCGTCGTGGACGAGTTCCTTCCCACCGTCCGCTCGCTGCTGGCCGGCGACCTCCGCGACCGCGGGCTCACCCAGAGCGAGGTGGCCGAGGTCCTCGGCATCAGCCAGAGCGCCGTCTCGAAGTACGCCCACGGCGACGTGACCGTCAACGACCGTATCGCAGACGACGAGCGCGTCCGGGACCTCGTGGACGAACTCGGCAGCGGACTGGCCGGCGGCGAGATCTCGCCGGTCCAGGCCCTGATCGAACTCGAGGTCCTGATCCGCGATCTCGAAGGCGGCGGCGACCTCCTCGCGCAGCTCCACGAGGAGGCCGTCCCGGAACTGGCCGACCACGGCTCGAGCTTTCGGGTCCACGACCCCGAGAGCGACCCCCGCTCGAGCGAGCGGGTCCTCTCCTCGCTGCGCCGGGGACTGCGGGTCCTCGAGACCGCGAGCGGGTTCACGGGGTTGATCCCCGCGGTCGGCTCGAACCTCGTCGCCTGCACGCCCGACGCCGAGGGTGTCGACGACGTGGCCGGCGTCCCGGGCCGGATCTTCGACGTGAAGGGGCGGGCGACCGTCCCCGCCGATCCCGAGTTCGGCGTCTCAGAACACGTCGCGCGCGTGCTGCTGGCCGCCCGCCGCCACGGGGCCGACGTCGCCGCCGGGATCAACGTCACCTACGAGCCGGAACTGATCGACGAACTGGCCCAGCGGGGCCACGTCGCCGCCGAATTCGACGAATCTGGCGACGTCGCCTCGAGCGTCGGCGCGGCGATCGAGGAGGAACCCGAAGCGACCGTCCTCTACCAGACCGGCGGCATGGGGATCGAGCCGCTGATCTACGTCCTCGGGACCGACGCGGAGTCGGTCGCGGACGCGATCCGGTCGCTGGTCTGAGCGTCCCGATGACCGAATCCGCACAGGAGTTCTACGGCCGCTGGGCCCGCCTCTACGACCTGATCGCGCGCGAGACGCCTGGAGTCGCCCGGCTCCGGCGACGGGCGGCCGCCGCCTGCCGCCTCGAGCCCGGCGACACCGTCGTCGAGATGGGCTGTGGCACCGGCGCGAACCTCCCGTATCTGCGCGACCAGGTGGGCCCCGAGGGGACCGTCGTCGGGATCGACTTCACCCGGCCTGTCCTCGAACGGGCGCGGGCCGCCACCGCCGAGTACGACAACGTCCACGTCCTGCAGGGGGACGCGACGGAGCCGCCGGTCGGGCTCGAGGCGGCGCGGTCGGCCACGAGCAGTATCGACGCCGTCCTCGCCACGTTCGTCGTCGGGATGCTCGCGGACCCCGCGGGCGCGGTCGACGACTGGTGCGACCTCGTCGGTCCCGGTGGCCACGTCGTCCTCGCGAACGCCGCCCGGAGCGACGAGTGGTACGCGCCGCCGGTCAACGCCGTCTTCCGGGCGATCGTCGTCCTCTCGACGCCGCCGACGACGCGACTCCGCTACGACGACTCGCCGCACCTGCGCCTCGACGCGAAGATCGACGCCGCCCACGAGCGACTCCGGGAGCGGGCGGTCGCCGTCGCGGACGAAACTCACCTGTTCGGCGTCGTTCGGCTG containing:
- a CDS encoding DUF7557 family protein; this encodes MSTSIRVSDETKAKLDRLKRDDESFDELLERLASDEEPITVGAWDSDTADRARDAIDRSRESFER
- a CDS encoding Eco57I restriction-modification methylase domain-containing protein — protein: MQSPHVRSVHGPFSSAFLERRLPETDEWDAIDEADCRETFDELRRRWERVRESTATDAIEERFVRPAFRTLGLSAVPVESTGPPRSRPDYALLAGDDGVERTARAAGQIRDDSDAVASAVPDTAAAIADVRSWDRDLDGRGAAGDDRPAENPSHRLHVAVQENDVRWGMLTNGRRWRLYDASTSGRLDSYYEVDLPAILEADDREAFRYVYYFFRGVAFRPDADGDCVLDRAADRSAAHAQTLRNDLRETVAEAVAVVAEGFLASPDTALERDDLDEADRELLFEASLTAVYRSLIGVVLERERARSRATERTDGGGLRSCMRSIALGSGASARSDESPDSGDGDGTDAWARLEDRLERSAGVSSSRSVDERSSPSSCFLAAHGVRDDTLSHALDLLARRDGDEREPFVPASLDVRDLGRVYERLLEARLEIADEPLALADGEYVPADGAAVAVDRGEPYLTADGSHRKTSGSYYTPPSIVEYVVDRTVGPLLSEIRADLADHDPGTDAPFADRVADRVFDLAVLDPAMGSGRFLTAVVDALTRELVAARERQARERGLESLAPERGVDWARRRVAQHCVYGVDRRPLAVELATASLRLRTLTADRPPVTLEGHLRAGNALVGSDRDPFGTGAPGRDDPVDWTDATVDLSAPVRDRIALEADPPAAPAELAAGVRSFERDPCCRRLEAIANVRTARAFGLECVPDDAVDRLLAALDGDGDGAWDRLAQTDWFSAAQRAAAADGFLHWRLAFPEQFADPSGRPLADPGFDAVVGNPPWVATAGRADISASLESALRSYLADAFVTTENQFDLYVACYERAVRLSKDGRVGFVVPDSILTREGNAPIREFLLTNAPPSTIVRLGAAFDGVETGAALVVSGGDRSGDATVRCADATDGGDLDALSYESIPVSVFESQDAARFRIYLDAETRRVLSSLEERPALESFIEISRGEEIGKRADSLADSPGTDRRPIAPGAAIRRYGLDADELRYIDPADVAKAQRQYASPKLLLRQTGDALVAAYDADDLATIKSVYNVRLESGSAAELKHLLGVLHSSVLAFYHHYKHAAYRAVFPQLNQSTVESLPVPMADAPDPALVAAVDERRSLTAERSALPLALPDYLDEYRAGPSVGDLSIVRRADGVAATDLAATTTDRPTLKLGSVVVDDGATLQLSATVRYKPDDDAVDTDRWGYTETDPIPALEVTDPNDDWAALLAAFVPHAISTNHGTAGCRRDATKTISPLDRLESLSLPRLEDVADELAAYREARERAAALDARLETLDRRIDERVETLYGLSEAEREIVRREFGSE
- a CDS encoding SDR family oxidoreductase, whose amino-acid sequence is MPSTALVTGCSSGIGYETARALLEEGWRVYATARDRDRPGLERLADRGADLAALDLTEPGDIDRVVARIRGEAGGVDCLVNNAGYGQFGPVEDVPARLLERQFAVHCFGPHRLLRAVLPGMRERGRGRIVNVTSAADRLALAGIGGYTASKWALASLSDALRQELSETEIAVVVVQPGIVATPFYDRALAAVEDAAASAESPRPGVDGTTADRDPTTAARRNVTVVGSDGNTDLYRVLERVRAVEGGGPLVNEPERVAETVREAATARTPDTHYRVGPVPLLGSLYGTLVPATVRDRLTRLGIRLAASEPVLDLLERRTPAAAPDRYPRGDR
- the leuS gene encoding leucine--tRNA ligase produces the protein MTSHYDHAQVQEFWQYVWERDDVYELDDDAVDPTYVLGMFPYTSGTLHMGHVRNYAITDAYARYRRMCGDDVLHPMGWDAFGLPAENAAFERKTDPRSWTEACIRRMREELETMGFGYDWSREITTCDPDYYRWNQWLFERFHEAGLVEYEAATVNWCPDCETVLADAQVSETDGDRVCWRCETPVGRRELDQWFFAITDYAEELYEGLDDLEGWPEGVREIQRNWIGRQEGARITFDVSRDRDGDDDRGDDSDAGTVDVFSTRPETVHGATYLAVSPGHDLARELAEDDDAVADYVETVRDRDPDEVGFDGVETDATAVHPLTGAELPVYVAGYVLADVGTGAVMGVPAHNERDHAFAGEHDLPIERVIRPDDDAEIDVETEAYTGEGSLEESGEYDGTESQRARERIVAENDALEDDVTYRLRDWLISRQRYWGTPIPIVHCDDCGAVPVPEDELPVELPEFVRTTGNPLDAAEEWKATTCPDCGAPAERETDTMDTFVDSSWYYLRFLSPDLADAPFDTDRADDWMPVDVYVGGDEHAALHLLYTRFFTKALADLGLLEEREPIRELKSQGTVLYDGEKMSSSKGNVVTPEEYGAETTRLFVLSAAHPEQDFEWTANNVRGAYDLQQTLYGMATEFVDEGDARLERRGHDDYVAREIDRTIAAATEEYERFRFHRAATEIRELARLLRRYREYDRPHGEVYRRGLLTLAALIAPMAPHLGEECWNKLRGEGLVVEADWPEPDGDVAAYQRERRLVDRTLEDVRDIVDVADIDEPERIDLVVAADWKYRAAELVADAAGGDDGIDVDGIVDRLFDHGALEVTADRERVAAFVGRLTGRDGGDGEDVLPADRELAVLERADWLVTDEFDATVAVRQADADDDLAAKARPGKPAIRIE
- a CDS encoding HalOD1 output domain-containing protein; this translates as MVEGGDTVVDPSNRPPSQAVIEAVAEAEGVPPEDLAPPAYEPLHAVVDPDALDALFAARSEGADRPGGTVSFRFCSYDVTVDGDGRVTLEESIEPAD
- a CDS encoding J domain-containing protein → MERPHEVLGLSPDADEQAVREAYRSLLTDHHPDQGGSRERFLEITDAYERLLGERRATDRDGGAIAEGAARYRVTYAPDPDAERDRHELTVSGEYLSLSLAGLVDGVDIASLVDGPVTAAATRTVAFLRAHNTGSRPLEWRGRANTSFIGSDGFLYEGSSIVAPHATDLPGRWTGVDVTLEPGRAVDGVVIAGEIPDDVAVEQVVYTQRAPDADGDGTGDTERYLFELRPLVRERLNRLPFERD
- a CDS encoding DUF420 domain-containing protein, yielding MATADARRRLRERPKGATIVLTIVGYALVLGTFLLDVPIYPDLTNEQVNLLSHLIAGINTTATIVLTLGWYWIRNGEVEKHRLAMVSGFVLILGFLVVYLLKVGGGGTKEFVGPDPVYYAYLIMLAIHIVLSIVSVPVVLYALILGLTHTPAELRRTAHARIGRIAAAAWILSLFLGVVTYVLLNHAFDYEFAAMLVPALF